One region of Epilithonimonas zeae genomic DNA includes:
- a CDS encoding T9SS type A sorting domain-containing protein, which translates to MRKNLLIALALSSVLGFAQSGENCSYGIGSDKISNGENITTGGTYEYSAASDFDVASGKILTAKQLTFNVLKGSANLNFVNVYILKENQGVPGEVIQTFTNLVPTSQVLDYQSTLENMDAYKITVDFPAPFDLPKGKYFVQLQAAPGDNTPVSWEITDQNTRKLGRFDFTKFDTDPWFGGFSYYDHVFEVIGNCNDTSEQQPTGTSFTAGNPGDSHESGVRMIWTSLADDFVVPDGQKFTFTKFKISTLQLGNIKNATINIRKSENDLPGEILHTFENVGPTTENFYGYHTVQGFPLDVVAADVEFDWSQPVDLLPGRYFIEIIAAPFPFTDYQSWEVTPNSGSDLDSVASFDGGETWESNAGYNYVFEISGFLNPYLAVNEAGKNQVSVFPNPVSNELNISSVQDVEKVFVYNAAGQTIKTITEVKNNKLDVSNLSKGIYFVNTVFKNGESKTFKVIKH; encoded by the coding sequence ATGAGAAAAAACTTACTTATTGCCTTGGCGTTATCCAGCGTTTTAGGATTTGCACAATCCGGTGAAAATTGCAGTTATGGAATTGGTTCGGACAAAATTTCAAACGGCGAAAATATTACAACAGGTGGTACTTATGAATATAGTGCAGCTTCTGATTTCGATGTTGCTTCAGGAAAAATTCTTACGGCAAAGCAATTAACGTTCAATGTTTTGAAAGGTTCTGCCAATCTAAACTTTGTGAATGTCTATATTCTTAAAGAAAATCAAGGCGTTCCCGGAGAAGTAATTCAGACTTTCACAAATTTGGTTCCGACTTCTCAGGTTTTGGATTATCAATCGACTTTGGAAAATATGGATGCCTACAAAATTACTGTAGATTTTCCAGCGCCATTTGACTTGCCAAAAGGTAAATACTTTGTTCAGTTACAAGCTGCTCCTGGCGACAATACGCCGGTAAGCTGGGAAATTACCGATCAAAATACGCGAAAGTTAGGCAGATTCGATTTTACAAAATTTGATACAGATCCTTGGTTTGGTGGATTTTCTTACTACGATCACGTTTTTGAAGTTATAGGAAATTGTAATGATACAAGTGAACAGCAACCTACTGGAACGTCTTTTACAGCAGGTAATCCAGGAGATTCCCACGAAAGTGGTGTTCGTATGATCTGGACATCGTTGGCGGATGACTTTGTAGTTCCGGATGGTCAGAAATTTACATTTACAAAATTCAAAATTTCTACTTTGCAATTGGGTAATATCAAAAATGCAACAATCAATATCCGTAAGTCTGAGAATGATTTGCCAGGTGAGATTCTTCACACTTTTGAAAATGTTGGTCCAACGACGGAGAATTTCTACGGTTATCACACTGTACAAGGTTTCCCTTTGGATGTTGTGGCAGCAGATGTTGAGTTTGATTGGAGCCAGCCTGTTGACTTATTACCTGGAAGGTATTTTATCGAGATTATTGCAGCACCGTTTCCGTTCACAGATTATCAAAGTTGGGAAGTTACACCTAATTCTGGAAGTGATTTGGATTCTGTCGCATCATTTGACGGCGGAGAAACTTGGGAATCTAATGCCGGATACAATTATGTCTTCGAGATTTCAGGTTTCTTAAATCCATATTTAGCAGTGAATGAAGCTGGTAAAAACCAAGTGTCTGTTTTTCCAAATCCAGTTTCTAATGAATTGAATATCAGTTCTGTTCAGGATGTTGAAAAAGTATTTGTCTACAATGCTGCAGGACAAACTATTAAAACGATTACTGAAGTTAAAAATAATAAGCTAGACGTGTCGAATTTGTCAAAAGGAATTTATTTCGTCAATACAGTGTTCAAGAATGGAGAATCCAAAACTTTCAAAGTCATAAAACATTAA
- a CDS encoding helix-turn-helix domain-containing protein, whose translation MMIGRLFFCCILMANLLFGQNILSNDNDYNAEKSEELASLAVSYFKNNDLKKSTELLFKAKEFAEKTDDYALIARMNGSIAHQYVQLNLNDKAKFYLDNAIKQINKLPEGDKKKLLKTLSYLEIGNIDFDEENYQKASEFYKKSLKEIELVKNPDEQAIYHHRRSLYNIGNSYYYLKNDSAEIYLNKALAIKNNYNNEINYFIYNALSQVYADRKEYQRAIDTLKIVLKHKNDLDTRLLSDVYYNLSQDFKALNDQSQYSLYNEEFIKLNRSIRESEMKAISSAINAEQKDYKDAISDADSSKKNIVIIATVFVLILAFAIVFLLYRRKKERKVFENIIHKLESDKIISTENKLESPVEVQKDSSVQIPNSVEKDLLDKLQKFEESERFTNPKLTIASLALQLKTNTSYLSEVINKYKGKNFNTYINELRIAYICQKIYTNKEYQNYKISYLAEECGFASHSSFATVFRNITGISPSVFIREASKN comes from the coding sequence ATGATGATTGGCAGATTGTTTTTCTGTTGCATTTTGATGGCTAATCTTCTATTTGGGCAGAATATTTTGTCTAATGATAACGACTACAATGCAGAGAAAAGTGAAGAGCTCGCATCTTTGGCGGTTTCATACTTCAAAAATAATGACCTCAAAAAATCTACAGAACTACTTTTCAAAGCCAAAGAATTTGCAGAAAAAACAGATGATTATGCATTGATTGCCAGAATGAACGGCTCCATTGCGCATCAGTACGTTCAACTAAATCTGAATGATAAAGCCAAATTTTATCTTGATAACGCCATCAAACAAATCAACAAATTACCAGAAGGTGACAAGAAAAAACTTCTGAAAACTTTGTCTTATCTGGAAATTGGTAACATCGATTTTGATGAAGAAAATTATCAAAAAGCCAGCGAATTCTATAAAAAATCACTCAAGGAAATTGAGTTAGTCAAAAATCCTGATGAACAAGCAATTTATCATCACAGACGTTCGCTTTATAATATTGGGAATTCCTACTATTACCTTAAAAATGATTCTGCAGAAATCTATCTGAATAAAGCTCTTGCGATTAAGAACAATTATAACAATGAGATAAACTATTTCATTTATAATGCTTTGTCCCAAGTTTATGCGGATAGGAAAGAATATCAACGAGCGATTGATACTTTGAAGATTGTTCTCAAGCATAAAAATGATTTGGATACGCGTCTGCTTTCCGATGTTTATTACAATCTTTCACAAGATTTTAAAGCTTTGAATGACCAATCTCAATATTCTCTTTACAATGAGGAATTCATAAAACTCAACAGAAGCATCAGAGAAAGTGAGATGAAAGCTATTTCGTCCGCTATCAATGCTGAACAGAAAGATTATAAAGATGCCATTTCTGATGCCGATAGTTCTAAGAAAAATATTGTGATTATTGCGACAGTTTTTGTTTTAATATTAGCTTTTGCAATTGTCTTTTTACTTTATCGAAGAAAAAAAGAAAGAAAGGTTTTTGAAAATATCATTCATAAATTGGAGTCAGACAAGATCATTTCAACTGAAAATAAATTAGAATCTCCGGTAGAAGTTCAGAAAGATTCATCTGTTCAGATTCCTAATTCTGTCGAAAAAGATTTGCTGGATAAACTTCAAAAATTCGAAGAATCTGAGAGATTTACCAATCCGAAATTGACTATTGCGAGTCTGGCCCTTCAACTCAAAACCAATACAAGTTATCTTTCTGAGGTTATTAATAAGTATAAAGGGAAGAACTTCAATACTTACATCAATGAGTTGAGAATTGCGTACATCTGTCAGAAAATTTATACTAATAAAGAATATCAGAATTATAAAATAAGTTATCTGGCAGAAGAATGTGGCTTCGCTTCGCATAGTTCTTTTGCAACTGTTTTCCGAAATATTACGGGTATTTCGCCTTCTGTTTTCATTCGCGAAGCTTCTAAAAATTAA
- the gpmI gene encoding 2,3-bisphosphoglycerate-independent phosphoglycerate mutase, protein MSKKAILAILDGWGIGLNDSVSALAQAKTPFIDSALKNFPNTTLEASGLAVGLPAGQMGNSEVGHMNLGAGRVVYQNLVKLNMAVETGSLGKEPVIQAAFEYAKANNKKVHFIGLVSNGGVHSHINHLKGLLTAAHEFGFKDNVFVHGFTDGRDCDPKSGKGFVEELLAHMNATTGKLASIIGRYYAMDRDKRWERVKLAYDVMVNGVGKETKDFIQAIQDSYNADVTDEFIQPIVAVQNHFPIAKIEDHDVVISFNFRTDRGREITEVLSQQDFPEYGMKKLDLYYVTLTNYDKTFQNVRVVFDENVLQKTMGEVLEAAGKSQIRIAETEKYPHVTFFFSGGRETEFVQERRLLCPSPKDVATYDLKPEMSAYDITNAIVPELQKESADFVVLNFANTDMVGHTGVFSAAVKAAEVVDSCIQKVAETAYEHGYAVFILADHGNSDVMINPDGSPNTQHSTNLVPFIVMDKDHTWNLTPGKLGDVAPTILKVMGVDIPEEMTGNILAN, encoded by the coding sequence ATGTCAAAGAAAGCAATTCTTGCAATATTAGATGGCTGGGGAATCGGTCTTAACGATAGTGTTTCCGCTCTAGCTCAAGCTAAAACACCTTTTATAGATTCAGCACTTAAAAACTTTCCAAACACAACTTTGGAAGCAAGTGGTTTGGCAGTTGGTCTGCCGGCCGGACAAATGGGAAATTCTGAAGTGGGGCATATGAATCTTGGTGCTGGTAGAGTGGTTTATCAGAATCTTGTAAAACTAAATATGGCGGTAGAAACAGGAAGTCTTGGAAAAGAACCTGTCATCCAAGCTGCTTTCGAATACGCAAAAGCGAACAACAAAAAAGTACATTTCATTGGATTGGTTTCCAATGGTGGTGTGCATTCTCATATCAATCACTTAAAAGGTTTACTTACGGCGGCTCACGAATTTGGATTCAAGGACAATGTCTTCGTTCATGGTTTCACAGACGGTAGAGATTGTGACCCAAAATCCGGAAAGGGTTTCGTAGAAGAACTTTTAGCGCATATGAATGCTACAACGGGAAAACTGGCTTCTATCATTGGTCGTTACTATGCGATGGACAGAGACAAGCGCTGGGAACGTGTGAAATTAGCTTATGATGTGATGGTAAATGGTGTTGGGAAAGAAACTAAGGATTTTATTCAAGCAATTCAGGATTCTTACAATGCTGATGTTACAGATGAGTTTATCCAACCGATTGTTGCCGTTCAGAATCATTTCCCGATTGCTAAAATTGAAGACCACGATGTTGTGATTTCTTTCAATTTCCGTACAGACAGAGGTCGAGAAATTACAGAAGTGCTTTCTCAGCAAGACTTCCCAGAGTATGGAATGAAAAAGCTGGATTTGTATTATGTGACTTTGACTAATTATGATAAAACATTCCAGAATGTAAGAGTTGTTTTTGATGAAAATGTTCTTCAAAAAACGATGGGCGAAGTATTGGAAGCGGCAGGCAAATCTCAAATCAGAATCGCTGAAACAGAAAAATATCCCCACGTTACATTCTTTTTCTCTGGCGGAAGAGAAACAGAATTCGTTCAGGAAAGACGTTTACTTTGCCCGAGTCCGAAAGATGTTGCGACTTACGATTTGAAACCCGAAATGTCGGCTTACGATATCACCAACGCAATCGTGCCTGAGTTACAAAAAGAATCTGCAGATTTTGTAGTTCTTAATTTTGCAAATACAGATATGGTTGGTCATACAGGTGTTTTTTCTGCAGCTGTAAAAGCGGCGGAAGTTGTTGATTCTTGTATTCAAAAAGTTGCTGAAACAGCTTATGAACACGGTTATGCGGTTTTCATCCTTGCAGACCACGGAAACTCCGATGTGATGATTAATCCGGATGGTTCTCCAAACACACAGCACTCTACGAATTTGGTTCCCTTCATTGTGATGGATAAAGATCATACTTGGAATTTGACACCAGGGAAATTAGGTGATGTGGCGCCAACAATTTTGAAAGTGATGGGCGTAGATATTCCTGAAGAAATGACTGGGAATATTCTGGCGAACTAA
- a CDS encoding translation initiation factor, whose product MDLRDQLKNLFPEHEEQDFQMPDEAKENFKQKEPLVCKFEKKGRNGKPVTIIEGWEGDDEGLKEISKKIKTTLGIGGSEKDGTIIIQGDNRDKIMNILKNLGYKTKRVGG is encoded by the coding sequence ATGGACTTAAGAGACCAACTGAAAAACCTTTTCCCTGAACACGAAGAACAGGATTTCCAAATGCCTGATGAAGCCAAAGAAAACTTCAAACAGAAAGAACCTTTGGTATGCAAATTCGAGAAGAAAGGCAGAAATGGGAAACCCGTAACCATTATAGAAGGTTGGGAAGGTGACGATGAAGGTTTGAAAGAAATCTCGAAGAAAATCAAAACAACACTCGGAATCGGCGGTTCTGAAAAAGACGGAACCATCATCATCCAAGGCGACAACCGCGACAAAATAATGAACATCCTGAAAAACCTTGGTTACAAAACCAAACGTGTAGGAGGATAA
- a CDS encoding nucleoside phosphorylase, with product MINKLAASELVLNDDGSVYHLNLLPEDLADKVLLVGDPDRVPKVSKFFDTIEIKKNKREFYTHTGTLRGERITVMSTGIGTENIDIVMNELDALVNIDLKAKEFKKEHKSLELFRMGTCGSVNPDIEVNNMLVTQNVVGLDGLMHFYQDYQFENEFSKNFLEKFPYERIKPMLYFSDWAEDIAEYYADAKYRGNTATFPGFYAPQGRQLRLKALDDKFLETLNDLGVSNFEMETSAIYGLSKLLGHKAITVNCVIANRRRGEFASDHHASEKMMIEWVLDRIIK from the coding sequence ATGATCAACAAACTAGCAGCTTCTGAATTGGTTCTAAATGATGACGGAAGTGTTTATCACCTAAACCTTCTTCCGGAAGATCTTGCAGACAAAGTACTTCTTGTAGGCGACCCAGACAGAGTTCCAAAAGTTTCAAAATTCTTCGATACTATCGAAATTAAAAAGAACAAAAGAGAATTCTATACGCATACAGGAACTTTGCGTGGCGAGAGAATCACAGTAATGTCAACAGGAATCGGGACAGAAAACATCGATATCGTGATGAACGAATTGGATGCTTTGGTAAATATAGATTTGAAAGCCAAAGAATTCAAAAAAGAACATAAGTCTCTGGAACTTTTCCGTATGGGAACTTGCGGAAGTGTGAATCCTGATATCGAAGTGAATAATATGCTGGTAACGCAGAATGTTGTTGGTTTGGACGGATTGATGCATTTCTATCAGGATTATCAATTCGAGAATGAATTCAGTAAGAACTTCTTGGAAAAATTCCCTTACGAGAGAATCAAGCCAATGTTGTATTTCTCTGACTGGGCAGAAGATATTGCTGAGTATTATGCTGACGCCAAATATAGAGGAAACACAGCGACTTTCCCAGGTTTCTATGCGCCTCAAGGCCGACAGTTGAGATTGAAAGCACTTGATGACAAATTCCTAGAAACTTTGAATGATCTTGGTGTTTCCAACTTCGAAATGGAAACTTCAGCAATCTATGGCTTATCAAAATTATTAGGACACAAAGCCATTACTGTGAACTGTGTTATCGCCAACAGAAGACGAGGCGAATTTGCAAGCGACCACCACGCTTCCGAAAAAATGATGATCGAATGGGTTCTTGACAGAATTATTAAGTAA
- a CDS encoding DNA-3-methyladenine glycosylase I, which yields MEKIRCAWCGTDELYQKYHDEEWGRLVTDDETMFEFLILESFQAGLSWITILRKRETFRKAFDNFNYKKIAKYNEDKIEELMQDAGIVRNRLKVKASISNAQKFMELQKEFGSFYNYISTFTGGKRIVNTWKVHTEAPATTELSDVISKDLKRRGFKFLGSTVIYSHLQATGIVDDHIESCFVRN from the coding sequence ATGGAAAAAATTAGATGTGCGTGGTGCGGAACCGATGAACTTTATCAAAAGTATCACGACGAAGAATGGGGAAGGTTGGTAACAGATGATGAAACAATGTTTGAGTTTTTGATTCTCGAAAGTTTCCAAGCGGGATTGAGTTGGATTACGATTCTTAGAAAAAGAGAAACTTTCAGAAAAGCCTTTGATAACTTCAATTATAAGAAGATTGCAAAATATAACGAAGATAAGATTGAGGAATTGATGCAAGATGCCGGAATCGTAAGAAACCGATTAAAAGTAAAGGCTTCTATTTCCAACGCTCAAAAATTTATGGAACTTCAGAAAGAGTTTGGAAGTTTTTATAATTACATTTCAACATTCACAGGCGGAAAAAGAATTGTGAATACTTGGAAAGTTCATACAGAAGCACCCGCAACGACAGAATTGTCTGATGTAATTAGCAAAGATTTGAAGAGAAGAGGATTTAAATTTCTGGGTTCAACGGTTATCTATTCTCATCTTCAGGCAACAGGAATTGTAGATGACCACATAGAAAGTTGTTTTGTGAGAAACTAG